DNA from Rhipicephalus sanguineus isolate Rsan-2018 chromosome 11, BIME_Rsan_1.4, whole genome shotgun sequence:
accctacgctcggtgccatttttcccacaatagatcgttctgtttaataaaagcaaaataaaaaagcacaacttttgtttcgtttcttatttacttcacaatgctgcgccgttgtcgttgtcgtcgaagcctaagaagggatatatttaaatatatatatatatatatatatatatatatactttttctgagtggaactacaacgacaacgacatacaaaaaaaattaagccatgtcgttgtcgttgtcgtcgaagcctaagaagagatatatttaaatatatatatatatatatactttttctgagtggaactacaacgacaacgacatacaaggaaaatacgtgtttaaaaagcgcctttgttgtagaagaaaaaaaactcatttaTATTCCACTGAGCGCCATGCAGGAGACGGAGAATAACTAACTAGTTGTCGCGCAATCGTAACTAGTTCTAGACGGGTTTTTACACTAATTATAAAGGGCTTCCAAGGCCGCCGCGAGGGGTATATAAAGAGGTGTGCAGCAGCTCAGAACTCACAGTCTTCAACAGGCTGTCCACTCAGGAGGACCTCAAGCGGACACTCAAGACGCCTTcggtaagacttttttttttcggttagctatgctatattctgaattcttgcatttttctgctttttaatagagaccatggcagaatcacgcaaacgtcagcttgacgatcaagaaacagaagatgaggtacccctatattaccatttggaattattttttggtgacgccatctatattcccagggacaaactacaaagtttattggttcgagcgacgagaacagtacctatgacattaatgaaaccctggcggcatttgcggaacctgatcgaggcgtgggagaagtatcagatccaaacgtgtccgaaccaggaacaggggttggaggagatggaaaaagtttacaaccccctccacgctgggcactgcagctacagtcagttccaaaacgaagaaagcttgtgcatgatgtgtttcccgctcgagacgacggagaagctgagacaatttgtcacgacattatcagaggattcgagcaagggcccacccagtacggaatcgctgccgtcgcactccacacacgaggaactacactcccacacgtccacgtcttacacgactgcagctggagcaatggcacatgccgatgtgttatcttcgctggcttcgtcagacgaccaaatcgctcgtcaatttggtctacaagcgccagtgcatgggacctctaccatttcgtcaagtatttcaatagtgagccccgagtattggaatacattaaaatgggaggaaatgattggggtcgcgacgttagaaatgaagttttgggacaactcgaaggttctggacacgagcccgggcgagttttggaaatactgtacccgaaacttccgcattcagttgcatgtgacgacgcccatggaggtcagacgagcggtggagacactgacgaggtacgcgcaagaacgggtgcaaagtgccgaaaacgttcaaaaggagcgtcggaagaatccatctacgactggctacgcgaaaaccccgtatcgccgttgacaaacattgtgcgcacccccaagtggctggcagacccggtgtttcggttcattcgcctggacgacaagcgcctccaacgagctatccaggtgtttaatgacgaaatgtgctcgtacaccaccttggactttattgaaatgtaccaGCACACCCAGCCTCTCTTTGATGCCCCACACGGTGACCTCGCTACCTTTTACATGGATGTGTCCGCGTCATTTGATGCCATGATGGAACTattaaactttcagtttaatggcatccacgaggaagtgtcggcctttgtaaacaacctatatagcctggtcgagaaggcggtccccaagaaaaactgtatggagattgtgtcccctcccagtgcaggaaaaaactttttttttgaccccgttctttccttttacattaaccgcggtacgatccgcaactttaaccgct
Protein-coding regions in this window:
- the LOC125760382 gene encoding uncharacterized protein LOC125760382, yielding LYSQGQTTKFIGSSDENSTYDINETLAAFAEPDRGVGEVSDPNVSEPGTGVGGDGKSLQPPPRWALQLQSVPKRRKLVHDVFPARDDGEAETICHDIIRGFEQGPTQYGIAAVALHTRGTTLPHVHVLHDCSWSNGTCRCVIFAGFVRRPNRSSIWSTSASAWDLYHFVKYFNSEPRVLEYIKMGGNDWGRDVRNEVLGQLEGSGHEPGRVLEILYPKLPHSVACDDAHGGQTSGGDTDEVRARTGAKCRKRSKGASEESIYDWLRENPVSPLTNIVRTPKWLADPVFRFIRLDDKRLQRAIQVFNDEMCSYTTLDFIEMYQHTQPLFDAPHGDLATFYMDVSASFDAMMELLNFQFNGIHEEVSAFVNNLYSLVEKAVPKKNCMEIVSPPSAGKNFFFDPVLSFYINRGTIRNFNRYTSFPLQDTVGRRILVWNEPNCESSAFDTVKKIFGGDVDSVAVKYSADQTISRTPVIVLSNNEVFPDDEAFNHRMWRYKWRACPPLKKYDKKIHPMALVLLFDAFVLEETYVGTRQLDQ